In Mytilus galloprovincialis chromosome 1, xbMytGall1.hap1.1, whole genome shotgun sequence, the following are encoded in one genomic region:
- the LOC143051636 gene encoding proton-coupled folate transporter-like: MEETKPLLKEHDKSFGSFGTQLRVVVYVMIYGCAFETSGQAEPQYIYAYLKSVTNSTDFKAANDSLQAQKACIINSTSASDDKIQGLTSNWSWYISLAQAGFALPVLMFVGPMADKIGRKPLILWNVLLVCISLALKTTIVYMNLHLYYYVVACGILGLSGNFYVFHLANIAILADCTSEGKERSFVLVVYEALLGLGTACSQVGTGYLIQLVGFSYPYLISSGLMLSLLILITITLEDPWKPQEITSTLRFREIPGQLFTLWKSSKQNSKHYVRFLISYFVVYCLYYLPMNGAFSIRTIYILGEPFCWTSEHIGWYNTITNCTVYILGGVVIKFLHVCCVRLKDDVISIFCMLSGVACFVLFGFSTDDSMIYIGTAVGLLRFLPISVIKAVLSRLVSKDKQGVLFSNVYLLEAVCSLGAATLFNNIYDQTLSIYNGLVFFVMAGVSTVAVLLLIFTSCTNTQHIRDEIIIEKPTVQSTEKTELLQ; this comes from the exons atggAGGAAACGAAACCTCTTTTAAAAGAACATGATAAATCATTCGGAAGTTTTGGTACTCAATTACGGGTGGTGGTTTATGTGATGATTTATGGTTGTGCATTTGAAACATCTGGCCAAGCTGAACCACAGTATATATATGCGTATTTAAAAAGTGTTACAAATTCTACCGACTTCAAAGCAGCTAACGATTCTCTACAAGCACAAAAGGCATGTATCATCAATTCAACATCAGCTTCTGATGACAAAATCCAAGGTTTAACCTCAAATTGGTCGTGGTATATTTCGTTAGCACAGGCTGGATTTGCACTTCCGGTTTTAATGTTTGTAGGTCCAATGGCAGATAAAATTGGACGAAAACCTCTTATTCTTTGGAACGTTTTGTTAGTATGTATATCACTTGCTTTAAAAACAACAATTGTTTACAtgaatttacatttatattactATGTTGTTGCTTGTGGAATTCTGGGTTTATCTGGAAATTTTTACGTTTTTCATTTAGCCAATATTGCAATTTTGGCAGATTGCACGTCAGAAGGAAAAGAAAGATCTTTCGTGCTTGTTGTTTATGAAGCACTCCTTGGACTTGGGACTGCATGCTCTCAAGTCGGTACTGGATATTTGATACAACTTGTTGGTTTTTCTTACCCTTATCTTATATCATCAGGACTAATGCTCTCTCTGTTAATCTTAATCACCATTACTCTTGAAGATCCGTGGAAACCACAAGAAATTACATCAACACTCCGTTTCCGAGAAATTCCAGGACAGTTGTTCACATTATGGAAATCATCAAAACAAAATAGCAAACATTACGTCAGATTTCTTATATCATATTTTGTTGTGTACTGTCTTTATTACTTGCCTATGAATGGTGCTTTCTCGATAAGAACAATTTATATCTTAGGCGAACCTTTTTGTTGGACTTCGGAACATATTGGATGGTACAACACTATAACCAATTGTACAGTATATATTTTAGGCGGTGTCGTGATCAAATTTCTACACGTATGCTGTGTTCGTCTAAAAGATGACGTGATTTCAATCTTTTGCATGCTATCTGGTGTAGCATGTTTTGTTCTGTTCGGATTTTCAACTGATGATTCAATGATTTATATAG gaacaGCAGTTGGTTTACTGAGGTTTCTGCCAATTTCTGTGATTAAAGCAGTACTTTCTCGTTTAGTTAGTAAAGACAAGCAAG GTGTATTATTTTCGAATGTGTACCTACTGGAAGCTGTCTGTTCACTTGGAGCTGCTACTTTATTTAACAACATTTATGACCAGACTTTGTCCATATACAACGGATTAGTATTTTTTGTTATGGCGGGTGTCTCAACAGTTGCAGTACTTTTACTAAT attCACTTCCTGTACAAATACACAGCATATACGTGATGAAATCATCATAGAAAAGCCTACGGTACAGAGCACAGAGAAAACAGAGTTACTACAATAA